A window from Microbacterium ginsengiterrae encodes these proteins:
- a CDS encoding ABC transporter substrate-binding protein, translating into MNRRKMALPVALVGTLVLAISGCSSGDSGGGSGDPNAEFEFWSFTGIGQKDSVDRYLEKNPDAKVKLSEVGSTTETATALTAALAGGRVPDLVMIQTDDLPKFVENPGNFVDLRTLGGDDIADGYLDWAIGEATAEDGSIIGIPTDVGGLSFAYRADLFEAAGLPTDPAEVAEMWSTWDDFIEMGKKYTEATGEPFVDNVETTVFFSTVNQVSQKYYSPDGELIYDTNPEVEEAFDIAVRAYDAGISAGIAAWSSGSAPGRANGAFAVTTAPSWMLSGIENDAPDTAGDWRIASIPGVGGNWGGSVIAIPARAKNPEAAWQYIDTMLSPEGQVEHFATTGTFPAAKAALESDEVREYTNPFYGDSPVGAIISDSVLEFNSFLNGPDTGAIGAAMLNVLVDMEAGNVSSSDAWSKALDSAKVAING; encoded by the coding sequence GTGAACCGTCGCAAGATGGCCCTACCCGTGGCGCTGGTCGGCACGCTTGTCCTGGCGATATCCGGGTGCTCGTCCGGCGATTCCGGCGGAGGCTCCGGCGATCCGAACGCCGAGTTCGAGTTCTGGTCCTTCACGGGGATCGGGCAGAAGGACTCCGTGGATCGTTACCTCGAGAAGAACCCTGACGCGAAGGTGAAGCTCTCGGAAGTCGGCAGCACGACGGAGACCGCCACCGCCCTGACCGCCGCCCTCGCCGGTGGCCGCGTCCCTGATCTCGTCATGATCCAGACCGACGACCTCCCGAAGTTCGTCGAGAACCCGGGCAACTTCGTCGACCTCCGCACGCTCGGCGGAGACGACATCGCCGACGGATATCTCGACTGGGCGATCGGCGAGGCCACGGCCGAGGACGGCTCCATCATCGGCATCCCCACCGATGTCGGCGGGCTGAGCTTCGCCTACCGCGCCGATCTGTTCGAGGCGGCCGGGCTCCCCACCGACCCGGCCGAGGTGGCCGAGATGTGGTCGACGTGGGACGACTTCATCGAGATGGGCAAGAAGTACACCGAGGCCACCGGTGAGCCCTTCGTCGACAACGTCGAGACGACCGTGTTCTTCTCGACCGTGAACCAGGTCAGCCAGAAGTACTACTCGCCCGACGGCGAACTGATCTACGACACGAACCCCGAGGTCGAGGAAGCGTTCGACATCGCGGTGCGCGCGTACGACGCCGGCATCAGCGCAGGAATCGCCGCCTGGTCGTCCGGTTCCGCACCTGGGCGCGCGAACGGCGCCTTCGCGGTCACCACGGCCCCGTCCTGGATGCTGTCCGGCATCGAGAACGACGCACCGGACACCGCAGGCGACTGGCGCATCGCGTCGATCCCTGGTGTCGGCGGCAACTGGGGCGGCAGCGTCATCGCCATCCCTGCTCGCGCGAAGAACCCCGAGGCGGCCTGGCAGTACATCGACACCATGCTCTCCCCCGAGGGCCAGGTCGAGCACTTCGCCACGACCGGAACGTTCCCCGCAGCCAAGGCTGCGCTCGAGAGCGACGAGGTCCGCGAGTACACCAACCCGTTCTACGGGGACTCGCCCGTCGGCGCGATCATCAGTGACTCGGTGCTGGAGTTCAACTCCTTCCTCAACGGCCCGGACACCGGAGCGATCGGCGCGGCAATGCTCAACGTGCTCGTCGACATGGAGGCGGGGAACGTCTCCTCCTCCGACGCGTGGTCGAAGGCGCTGGACAGCGCCAAGGTCGCCATCAACGGCTGA
- a CDS encoding carbohydrate ABC transporter permease: protein MTATATAIPVQKVSRRDRPPIRRIRQSLPERAAPYLYIAPFFVIFAIFGLFPLLFTFYVALFDWNPIGEQTFVGLANFERLFQDQRFWNAFVNTFGIFLISTIPQLLLALGLAHLLNHAALKMANFFRMALLIPYITSVAATALVFAQIFDKNFGLINWVLDLFGAPTVNFLSSQVGSWIVISSMVMWRWFGYNTLLYLAGLQAMPREMYEAASVDGASSWQQFIHLTIPSLRPIIIFTVIMSTIGGLQIFTEPLLVAPESGLTCGGGRQCQTLALFLYEQGFGQFEFGYGSAIGVALFVIVVVVSLINFFLTTRTRKAR, encoded by the coding sequence ATGACCGCCACCGCGACCGCCATCCCCGTCCAGAAAGTGTCCCGCCGCGATCGACCCCCGATCCGCCGGATACGCCAGTCCCTCCCCGAGCGCGCCGCACCGTACCTCTACATCGCGCCGTTCTTCGTGATCTTCGCGATCTTCGGACTGTTCCCCCTCCTGTTCACGTTCTACGTCGCCCTGTTCGACTGGAACCCGATCGGCGAGCAGACCTTCGTCGGGCTGGCCAACTTCGAGCGCCTCTTCCAGGACCAGAGGTTCTGGAACGCCTTCGTGAACACGTTCGGCATCTTCCTCATCTCCACGATCCCCCAGCTCCTGCTCGCGCTGGGCCTCGCGCACCTGCTGAACCACGCCGCGCTGAAGATGGCGAACTTCTTCCGCATGGCGCTGCTGATCCCGTACATCACCTCGGTCGCCGCCACGGCGCTGGTGTTCGCGCAGATCTTCGACAAGAACTTCGGACTCATCAACTGGGTGCTCGACCTGTTCGGCGCCCCCACCGTCAACTTCCTGTCGTCGCAGGTCGGGTCGTGGATCGTCATCTCGTCGATGGTGATGTGGCGCTGGTTCGGCTACAACACCCTGCTGTACCTCGCCGGGCTCCAGGCGATGCCTCGGGAGATGTACGAAGCGGCATCGGTCGACGGCGCCTCCAGCTGGCAGCAGTTCATCCACCTCACCATCCCGTCGCTGCGTCCGATCATCATCTTCACCGTGATCATGTCGACCATCGGCGGTCTGCAGATCTTCACCGAGCCGCTCCTGGTGGCACCGGAGTCCGGTCTCACCTGCGGTGGCGGACGGCAATGCCAGACCCTGGCGCTCTTCCTCTACGAACAGGGCTTCGGCCAATTCGAGTTCGGATACGGCTCGGCGATCGGCGTGGCGCTGTTCGTCATCGTCGTGGTCGTCTCGCTGATCAACTTCTTCCTCACCACCCGCACACGGAAGGCGCGCTGA
- a CDS encoding carbohydrate ABC transporter permease codes for MSDVVDQAVPQAPLTSPSERPPRPRRRSAGRVGRVRWPVYAMLIVAVVASVFPLYYMFVIASVGASAATSRPPRLYPGFNFFELAAKVFDTVPFFQSLLNSVIVSLTIAVIAAILCALAGYAFAKLEFPGRNTLFLIVLLTMTVPAQLSVIPQYLIISWLDWVDTLQAIIVPGLASAFGIFWMRQHMSTTLSDELMHAARIDGCNSWQVFWRIGFPVVRPAAFVLGLITFTSVWNDFMWPFIVLKSPELFTVQIALKQLQANRSIDLALTMGGSFLATLPLLIVFFFVGRRMVAGIMDGAFKG; via the coding sequence ATGTCAGACGTCGTCGATCAGGCAGTCCCGCAAGCACCCCTGACCTCGCCATCGGAGCGGCCGCCGCGCCCCCGGCGCCGAAGTGCCGGCAGAGTGGGCCGCGTCCGCTGGCCGGTGTACGCGATGCTCATCGTCGCGGTGGTGGCGAGCGTCTTCCCGCTCTACTACATGTTCGTCATCGCCTCCGTCGGGGCGTCGGCGGCGACCTCCCGCCCGCCGCGTCTCTACCCCGGCTTCAACTTCTTCGAGCTCGCGGCGAAGGTGTTCGACACCGTTCCGTTCTTCCAATCGCTGCTCAACAGCGTGATCGTCTCGTTGACGATCGCCGTCATCGCGGCGATCCTGTGCGCTCTGGCGGGATACGCGTTCGCGAAGCTCGAGTTCCCCGGTCGCAACACGCTGTTCCTCATCGTGCTGCTCACCATGACGGTCCCCGCACAGCTGAGCGTCATCCCGCAGTACCTGATCATCTCGTGGCTCGACTGGGTCGACACGCTGCAGGCGATCATCGTGCCAGGGCTCGCGAGCGCGTTCGGGATCTTCTGGATGCGTCAGCACATGTCGACGACGCTGAGCGATGAGCTCATGCATGCGGCGCGCATCGACGGATGCAACAGTTGGCAGGTGTTCTGGCGGATCGGGTTCCCCGTCGTGCGTCCCGCGGCGTTCGTGCTCGGTCTCATCACGTTCACCAGCGTGTGGAACGACTTCATGTGGCCGTTCATCGTCCTGAAGTCGCCCGAACTGTTCACCGTGCAGATCGCACTGAAGCAGCTGCAGGCGAACCGGAGCATCGACCTCGCGCTGACCATGGGCGGCTCGTTCCTGGCGACACTTCCGCTGCTGATCGTGTTCTTCTTCGTCGGCCGGAGGATGGTCGCCGGGATCATGGACGGCGCGTTCAAGGGCTGA
- a CDS encoding alpha-galactosidase — MNEARIVHLVSEDVSVIIVQDDDSLPVILHWGVRLPVEDETLRAFAAAEERPGLEDVSDLPYRASVLPEHSAGWFGRPGVEVQRDGAAWSPRFSIRAVALDGAEMAAGELRTHTGAVTFFAHDAFTEIELELEIDLQSSGLLRTRTRIRNASSSPAPLEVGSVLVSLPIPVRANEALDFTGRWAHERIPQRHPIVHGLHVRESRRGRTGLDATMLVAAGTPGFGSDDGEVWVGHVGFSGNHEHALERTDSALAFRGGELLLPGEVRLRSGEEYVTPWVFGSYGVGLDAASHRFHDFLRARSRSSRRPRPVTLNVWEAVYFDHDEATISALATEASQLGVERFVLDDGWFRGRRDDRAGLGDWTPDPAAWPGGLRPLAEHVRGLGMEFGLWVEPEMINEDSDLARAHPDWILRARPELPALFRFQQVLDLTNPEAYAHILATLDDLIRDVGISYLKWDHNRDLIDAGHPGTGRPAVHEQTTAVYRMLDELRRRHPDLEIESCASGGGRVDLGILERTDRIHPSDSHDPIDRFHILRWTGLLVPPEMLGSHVASAVSSVTGRTHSLPYRCAVAFLGHFGIEWDIRSLAADEREQLAWWVSVHRRFRRLIQDGRPVGGGELDPSGPAMRGIVAADGAAALYTIVTPPVAADTRARVRFSGLDDKRDYRVTVSAPESLGPPWQVPDWIRDAPGIDADDDAGVAFSGAVLRLVGLEFPTFHPERAAIVRLTAAG; from the coding sequence ATGAACGAAGCCAGGATCGTCCATCTCGTCTCGGAAGACGTCTCCGTCATCATCGTGCAGGACGATGATTCACTTCCCGTCATCCTGCACTGGGGTGTGCGGCTCCCTGTGGAGGACGAGACGCTTCGTGCGTTCGCTGCCGCCGAGGAAAGACCAGGTCTGGAGGACGTTTCCGATCTCCCTTACCGTGCTTCCGTGCTGCCCGAGCACTCGGCGGGCTGGTTCGGCCGACCAGGCGTCGAGGTCCAGCGCGACGGCGCGGCGTGGTCGCCACGCTTCTCCATCCGTGCGGTCGCGCTCGACGGGGCGGAGATGGCGGCCGGTGAGCTTCGCACACATACGGGGGCCGTCACGTTCTTCGCACACGATGCGTTCACCGAGATCGAGCTGGAACTGGAGATCGATCTCCAGTCGTCGGGTCTTCTGAGGACGCGCACCAGGATCCGTAACGCGTCGTCGTCTCCTGCGCCGCTGGAGGTCGGCTCGGTTCTCGTGTCGCTGCCGATTCCCGTCCGTGCGAACGAGGCGCTGGACTTCACGGGGCGCTGGGCGCATGAGCGGATCCCCCAGCGGCATCCGATCGTCCACGGTCTCCACGTGCGCGAATCGCGACGGGGGCGCACAGGTCTCGACGCCACCATGCTGGTCGCCGCCGGTACCCCGGGATTCGGGTCCGACGACGGGGAGGTGTGGGTTGGCCACGTCGGGTTCAGTGGCAACCACGAACACGCGCTCGAGCGCACCGATTCGGCGCTGGCCTTTCGCGGCGGGGAACTGCTCCTCCCCGGAGAGGTGCGGCTGCGCAGCGGTGAGGAGTACGTCACCCCATGGGTGTTCGGCAGCTATGGGGTCGGGCTCGACGCGGCATCCCATCGCTTCCACGACTTCCTCCGTGCGCGGTCGCGATCGTCGCGCCGCCCGCGACCTGTCACCCTGAACGTGTGGGAGGCGGTCTACTTCGACCACGACGAGGCGACGATCTCCGCGCTGGCCACGGAAGCATCGCAGTTGGGGGTGGAGCGCTTCGTCCTCGATGACGGATGGTTCCGCGGCCGACGCGACGACCGTGCCGGTCTCGGCGACTGGACTCCCGACCCCGCCGCCTGGCCGGGCGGCCTGCGGCCGCTGGCCGAACACGTCAGGGGTCTCGGTATGGAGTTCGGCCTCTGGGTCGAGCCGGAGATGATCAACGAGGACTCCGATCTCGCCCGTGCGCATCCGGACTGGATCCTGCGTGCACGGCCGGAGCTGCCCGCCCTCTTCCGATTCCAGCAGGTGCTGGATCTGACGAACCCCGAGGCCTACGCGCACATCCTCGCGACCCTCGACGATCTCATCCGGGATGTCGGGATCTCCTACCTGAAGTGGGATCACAACCGCGATCTCATCGACGCGGGCCATCCCGGCACGGGGCGCCCCGCCGTCCACGAGCAGACCACGGCCGTGTACCGCATGCTCGACGAGCTGCGTCGGCGTCACCCCGACCTCGAGATCGAGAGCTGCGCCTCCGGCGGCGGGCGCGTCGACCTCGGCATCCTCGAGCGCACCGATCGGATCCACCCGTCGGACAGTCACGACCCGATCGACCGGTTCCACATCCTCCGATGGACAGGGCTCCTCGTCCCGCCGGAGATGCTCGGCTCCCACGTGGCGTCCGCGGTCTCCAGCGTCACCGGACGCACGCATTCGCTGCCGTACCGCTGCGCTGTCGCATTCCTCGGGCACTTCGGCATCGAGTGGGACATCCGCAGCCTCGCCGCCGACGAACGGGAGCAGCTCGCGTGGTGGGTCTCCGTCCATCGCCGCTTCCGCCGGCTCATCCAGGACGGGCGCCCGGTGGGTGGAGGAGAGCTCGACCCCTCGGGCCCCGCCATGCGGGGAATCGTGGCGGCAGACGGCGCAGCCGCCCTGTACACGATCGTGACCCCGCCGGTGGCAGCCGACACCCGCGCCCGCGTTCGATTCTCCGGCCTCGACGACAAGCGCGACTATCGCGTCACCGTGAGTGCTCCGGAGTCCCTCGGCCCGCCGTGGCAGGTCCCGGACTGGATCCGCGACGCCCCGGGAATCGACGCGGATGACGACGCGGGGGTGGCCTTCTCGGGCGCCGTGCTGCGGCTCGTCGGGCTGGAGTTCCCGACGTTCCATCCGGAGCGCGCAGCGATCGTCCGCCTCACCGCTGCGGGGTGA
- a CDS encoding LacI family DNA-binding transcriptional regulator encodes MPTAARITLARVADEAGVSVSTASRALRGRGDMSAVTRERVREAARALGYSWAGESRGRPRGGTSRMFDLVLGHFHDPYTDEVTAGARTAAADLRYDLVLTTERGSPDDDWPDRIRSRGTAGVVAGLLVPSAEQLTLLTDAGIPVVLLEPPVASPIPLPSVRTTDRAGGAAAAEHLIDRGVRRFIVIGGSPPYRYGRARVAGFLSALEDRVPGAPRVATDADWGAMSAWRACAKALAELPGRGPIGLFACSDEMAAGAYRAIAEAGLTIPRDVLVIGFDDVRGARWLHPSLTTIRQPIRAMAAAAVRTLASAAAGVDMSDEVIRLPTELVARGSTRARFEPAG; translated from the coding sequence ATGCCGACAGCCGCGAGGATCACGCTCGCGCGCGTCGCCGATGAGGCCGGAGTCAGCGTCTCGACGGCCTCGCGCGCCCTGCGCGGTCGCGGCGACATGTCCGCCGTCACGCGGGAGCGGGTGCGGGAGGCGGCGCGTGCGCTCGGGTACTCGTGGGCGGGGGAGTCGCGGGGGCGGCCGCGCGGGGGGACGTCGCGGATGTTCGACCTCGTGCTCGGCCATTTCCACGATCCGTACACGGACGAGGTGACTGCGGGTGCGCGCACGGCCGCCGCCGACCTGCGGTATGACCTCGTCCTCACCACGGAGCGCGGTTCGCCCGACGACGACTGGCCGGACCGCATCCGTTCCCGCGGGACCGCGGGTGTGGTCGCCGGGCTTCTCGTGCCATCGGCGGAGCAGCTCACGCTCCTCACCGACGCCGGGATCCCCGTGGTGCTGCTCGAGCCGCCGGTGGCATCGCCGATCCCTCTCCCCAGTGTGCGCACCACCGATCGCGCAGGCGGAGCGGCAGCGGCCGAGCACCTCATCGACCGCGGAGTCCGACGGTTCATCGTGATCGGCGGGTCTCCCCCTTATCGGTACGGCAGGGCCCGTGTCGCAGGATTCCTCTCCGCGCTCGAGGACCGGGTGCCGGGGGCGCCCCGGGTGGCCACGGATGCGGACTGGGGCGCGATGAGCGCGTGGCGAGCATGCGCGAAGGCGCTGGCGGAGCTGCCGGGGCGAGGCCCCATCGGTCTGTTCGCGTGCTCCGACGAGATGGCGGCCGGCGCGTACCGTGCCATCGCGGAGGCGGGTCTGACGATCCCGCGCGACGTGCTCGTGATCGGCTTCGACGACGTGCGAGGGGCGCGGTGGCTGCACCCGTCGCTGACGACGATCCGGCAGCCGATCCGAGCGATGGCCGCCGCCGCAGTCCGGACGCTCGCATCGGCTGCCGCCGGGGTGGACATGTCGGACGAGGTGATCCGTCTGCCGACCGAGTTGGTGGCCCGCGGTTCGACACGAGCACGCTTCGAGCCCGCCGGGTAA
- a CDS encoding Gfo/Idh/MocA family protein yields the protein MTTTLRVAIIGTGFMGRMHAHAWRTAPRFFELDPSPEVVVLAGSDASRAASAATEFGIPSSSDDWRAVIARDDIDVIDICTPGHTHTEIALAALAAGKHVLCEKPLANSAEDADRMAAAAEGAAADGTVAMCGFSYRRTPALSLARRLIEDGRIGRIRHVRAQYLQDWLSDEDAPYTWRLDRELAGSGALGDIGAHSIDTAQWLAGSLITGVSATTRTFVETRPRMDERVGLGGRGDTAAPRERVTVDDAAAFTAAFADGALGVFEATRMASGHRNANRIEINGDRGSIAFDFSFMNELQFHDALAPSGEQGFRRIDATEPEHPYAGAWWPPGHGLGYEHLFTHQVVDFVRAIAGGGDAHPSFAEAAQVQHVLEAIERSAADESRFTAVEGAGS from the coding sequence ATGACGACGACGCTGCGTGTGGCCATCATCGGCACGGGCTTCATGGGGCGCATGCACGCCCACGCCTGGCGCACGGCCCCCAGATTCTTCGAGCTCGACCCGTCACCCGAGGTCGTCGTCCTCGCCGGAAGCGATGCCTCACGTGCCGCATCAGCGGCCACCGAGTTCGGCATCCCCTCGTCATCGGATGACTGGCGCGCGGTCATCGCCAGGGACGACATCGATGTCATCGACATCTGCACGCCAGGGCACACCCACACGGAGATCGCCCTCGCGGCCCTCGCGGCGGGCAAGCACGTCCTGTGCGAGAAGCCGCTCGCCAACAGCGCAGAGGACGCGGACCGGATGGCCGCCGCGGCCGAAGGCGCCGCCGCGGACGGCACCGTGGCGATGTGCGGGTTCAGCTACCGCCGGACGCCGGCACTGTCGCTGGCCAGGCGCCTCATCGAGGACGGTCGCATCGGCCGCATCCGGCACGTGCGCGCGCAGTACCTGCAGGATTGGCTGAGCGACGAGGATGCTCCGTACACCTGGCGCCTGGACCGGGAGCTGGCCGGCTCCGGCGCGCTGGGCGACATCGGCGCGCACAGCATCGACACGGCCCAGTGGCTCGCCGGCAGCCTCATCACCGGCGTCTCGGCGACGACGCGGACCTTCGTGGAGACGCGCCCGCGCATGGACGAGCGCGTGGGCCTCGGAGGCCGGGGCGACACCGCAGCGCCACGCGAGCGCGTCACCGTCGATGACGCCGCCGCGTTCACCGCCGCCTTCGCGGACGGGGCCCTGGGTGTCTTCGAGGCGACGAGGATGGCCTCCGGTCACCGCAATGCCAACCGCATCGAGATCAACGGGGACCGCGGGTCCATCGCCTTCGACTTCTCGTTCATGAACGAGCTGCAGTTCCACGACGCCCTCGCCCCCTCCGGCGAACAGGGATTCCGTCGCATCGACGCCACCGAGCCGGAGCATCCGTACGCGGGAGCGTGGTGGCCGCCGGGTCACGGCCTCGGGTACGAACACCTCTTCACGCACCAGGTCGTCGACTTCGTCCGCGCGATCGCCGGCGGCGGCGACGCGCACCCGAGCTTCGCCGAGGCGGCACAGGTGCAGCACGTGTTGGAAGCGATCGAGCGCAGCGCCGCCGATGAGAGCAGATTCACCGCAGTGGAAGGAGCAGGCTCATGA
- a CDS encoding ThuA domain-containing protein has translation MTARNALVVRGGWEGHRPVEATEMFIPFLEQEGFRVRVEESNEIYADESVMADIDLIVQSVTMSQISAEAFAGLRRAVERGTGLAGWHGGIADSYRNNSDYLQLIGGQFATHPSKHPDQCTGDESDNYLCYTVDLTDLGREHEITAGLEDFTLRTEQYWVLTDDLNDVLATTTHPVQPYHPWHRPITTPAIWTRNWGQGRIFVATPGHSLVVLRDANVRTIIERGMLWASRTVSE, from the coding sequence ATGACCGCACGCAACGCACTGGTCGTGCGAGGGGGGTGGGAAGGTCACCGCCCCGTCGAGGCGACGGAGATGTTCATCCCGTTCCTCGAGCAGGAGGGATTCCGGGTTCGCGTCGAGGAGTCCAACGAGATCTACGCGGACGAGTCCGTCATGGCGGACATCGACCTCATCGTGCAATCGGTGACCATGTCGCAGATCTCCGCCGAGGCGTTCGCCGGGCTGCGCCGCGCGGTCGAGCGCGGCACGGGCCTGGCCGGGTGGCACGGCGGGATCGCCGACTCCTACCGGAACAACTCCGACTACCTCCAGCTCATCGGAGGACAATTCGCCACGCATCCGTCGAAGCATCCCGATCAGTGCACGGGAGACGAATCCGACAACTACCTCTGCTACACCGTCGACCTCACCGATCTCGGTCGCGAGCACGAGATCACCGCAGGGCTGGAGGACTTCACCCTCCGCACCGAGCAGTACTGGGTACTCACGGACGATCTCAACGATGTCCTGGCGACGACCACCCACCCTGTCCAGCCGTACCACCCGTGGCACCGACCGATCACCACGCCGGCGATCTGGACGCGCAACTGGGGCCAGGGCCGCATCTTCGTCGCCACGCCGGGGCACAGCCTCGTCGTCCTGCGCGATGCGAATGTCCGCACCATCATCGAGAGAGGAATGCTGTGGGCGAGCCGCACGGTATCGGAATAG
- a CDS encoding Gfo/Idh/MocA family protein codes for MGEPHGIGIVGLGVISAQYLETLGSHPGIRIAAAADLDASRAAAVAERFEGCRALSVADLAADPAVETVLNLTIPAAHAEVAHIALDAGKNVFGEKPLAPNVSEARGILDAAGSSWVGCAPDTVLGTGVQTARAAVDDGEIGRPVAAVATWISPGHEAWHPHPDFYYREGGGPLLDMGPYYLTTLFHLLGPVARVSGASSRPRSMRRIGSGPRAGEEIPVEVDTHVTGTLEHVGGAVSTVTFSFDGAATDAAPIEVHGETGTLSLPDPNMFDGTVRLRRPGGGEWTSLEDRAGYAQAGRGIGLLDSLVPGGRRTDGAIALHVLEIMTSLLTSAREGRRIELTTTAERPALVPLTPQQQWSSR; via the coding sequence GTGGGCGAGCCGCACGGTATCGGAATAGTAGGACTCGGAGTCATCTCCGCGCAGTACCTGGAGACGCTGGGATCGCACCCGGGGATCAGGATCGCCGCTGCCGCGGATCTCGACGCATCGCGCGCGGCAGCCGTGGCGGAGAGATTCGAAGGATGCCGTGCCCTCAGCGTCGCCGACCTCGCCGCGGATCCCGCCGTCGAGACGGTGCTGAATCTGACCATCCCCGCTGCGCACGCCGAGGTCGCGCACATCGCGCTCGATGCCGGCAAGAACGTGTTCGGCGAGAAGCCGCTCGCACCGAACGTGTCCGAGGCACGCGGCATCCTCGACGCGGCAGGCTCGTCCTGGGTGGGCTGCGCCCCTGACACGGTCCTCGGCACCGGCGTCCAGACCGCACGCGCGGCGGTCGACGACGGCGAGATCGGCCGCCCCGTCGCGGCCGTGGCGACCTGGATCTCCCCTGGCCACGAGGCCTGGCACCCGCACCCGGACTTCTACTACCGGGAGGGCGGCGGCCCTCTGCTGGACATGGGGCCGTACTACCTCACGACGCTGTTCCACCTGCTCGGCCCGGTCGCCCGCGTCTCCGGCGCGTCCTCCCGCCCGCGGAGCATGCGCCGCATCGGATCGGGCCCGCGCGCCGGCGAGGAAATCCCGGTGGAGGTCGACACGCACGTCACGGGGACACTCGAGCACGTCGGGGGCGCGGTGTCCACCGTCACCTTCAGCTTCGACGGTGCCGCGACGGATGCCGCGCCGATCGAGGTCCACGGTGAGACGGGCACGCTGTCCCTCCCCGACCCGAACATGTTCGACGGGACGGTCCGCCTGCGTCGTCCGGGCGGCGGCGAGTGGACATCGCTGGAGGACCGCGCCGGCTACGCGCAGGCCGGCCGAGGCATCGGTCTGCTCGACTCGCTCGTGCCCGGCGGTCGCCGCACCGACGGCGCGATCGCCCTGCACGTGCTCGAGATCATGACGTCGCTGCTGACCTCGGCCCGTGAGGGGCGGCGCATCGAACTCACGACCACGGCCGAGCGTCCTGCGCTCGTCCCCCTGACCCCTCAGCAGCAATGGAGCAGCCGATGA
- a CDS encoding alpha-N-arabinofuranosidase, translated as MTSSARAIIDLDVTGHTINRHIYGHFAEHLGRCIYDGFWVGEDSPIPNERGIRLDIVEALRALDIPNLRWPGGCFADTYHWRDGIGPREDRPQIANTNWGDVVENNHFGTHEFMDLCDMLGADAYVNGNVGSGTVQEMSEWVEYLTRGDDSPMARLRRQNGRDEPWRVPFWGIGNEAWGCGGNMSAEYYAEEARRYATFCHNHGDNRLTRIAAGAHEDDLDWTRVLMKTLTECHGCTLYGNLPYQAVSFHYYTHSGSGINTEDALPFSDDQYYRTMAYAADMDRVIRGHIAVMDSYDPTGRVGLVCDEWGTWWNVEEGTNPGFLFQQNTVRDALVAGIHFDIFHRYERLTMANIAQTVNVLQAMVLTDGDRMVLTPTYHVFEMNKGHQDARRLVSHLVEAPSTTVEGTPLDLVSLSASTKDDSALISVSHLSADADCTVTVDLRGRRADVRRARVLTGGSAADFNDVDAPDRVSPQPLEARVEDGILTVVVPPHSFSTIELDLV; from the coding sequence ATGACCTCCTCAGCCCGCGCGATCATCGACCTCGATGTGACCGGCCACACCATCAACCGCCACATCTACGGACACTTCGCCGAGCACCTCGGACGATGCATCTACGACGGCTTCTGGGTCGGCGAGGACTCGCCGATCCCGAACGAGCGCGGCATCCGGCTCGACATCGTCGAGGCGCTGCGCGCTCTCGACATTCCCAACCTCCGCTGGCCGGGCGGATGCTTCGCCGACACCTACCACTGGCGCGACGGCATCGGGCCGCGCGAGGACCGCCCGCAGATCGCGAACACGAACTGGGGCGATGTCGTGGAGAACAACCACTTCGGCACCCACGAGTTCATGGACCTGTGCGACATGCTCGGGGCGGATGCGTACGTCAACGGCAATGTCGGCAGCGGCACCGTGCAGGAGATGTCCGAGTGGGTGGAGTACCTCACCCGCGGGGACGACAGCCCGATGGCACGACTGCGCCGTCAGAACGGGCGGGATGAACCGTGGCGCGTGCCGTTCTGGGGCATCGGCAACGAGGCGTGGGGATGCGGCGGCAACATGTCCGCCGAGTACTACGCCGAGGAGGCCCGCCGCTATGCGACGTTCTGTCACAACCACGGCGACAACAGGCTCACGCGCATCGCGGCCGGCGCCCACGAGGACGATCTCGACTGGACGCGCGTGCTCATGAAGACGCTCACGGAGTGCCACGGCTGCACGCTCTACGGGAACCTGCCCTATCAGGCGGTGTCGTTCCACTACTACACGCACTCCGGATCGGGCATCAACACCGAGGACGCGCTGCCCTTCAGCGACGATCAGTACTACCGGACCATGGCCTACGCGGCCGACATGGATCGGGTCATCCGCGGTCACATCGCCGTGATGGACTCCTACGATCCCACCGGACGCGTCGGACTGGTGTGCGATGAGTGGGGCACGTGGTGGAACGTCGAGGAGGGCACCAACCCCGGCTTCCTGTTCCAGCAGAACACCGTCAGGGATGCGCTGGTCGCCGGCATCCATTTCGACATCTTCCACCGGTACGAGCGTCTGACGATGGCGAACATCGCTCAGACCGTCAACGTCCTGCAGGCGATGGTCCTCACCGACGGTGACCGCATGGTGCTGACGCCGACGTATCACGTGTTCGAGATGAACAAGGGGCATCAGGATGCGCGGCGACTCGTGTCCCACCTCGTCGAGGCCCCGTCGACCACTGTCGAGGGCACGCCGCTCGACCTCGTCTCATTGTCGGCATCGACGAAGGACGACTCCGCGCTCATCTCGGTGTCGCACCTGTCGGCCGACGCCGACTGCACGGTGACGGTCGACCTGCGGGGCCGCAGGGCGGACGTCCGACGGGCGCGCGTGCTCACCGGCGGGAGCGCAGCCGACTTCAACGATGTCGACGCACCGGATCGCGTGTCGCCTCAGCCTCTCGAGGCGCGCGTGGAGGACGGCATCCTCACCGTCGTCGTCCCGCCGCACTCGTTCTCGACGATCGAGCTCGACCTGGTCTGA